One part of the Populus alba chromosome 18, ASM523922v2, whole genome shotgun sequence genome encodes these proteins:
- the LOC118051091 gene encoding uncharacterized protein: MGEKKKAKAVIVGGSIAGVSCAHALISAGWDVVVLEKSSQPPKGSPTGAGLALDRQSFNIIESWLPQPQLLQQTTLPLTIDQNQTADGEKDVSRILTRDEDFNFRAAHWADLHGLLYSALPAEVFLWGHSYLSFRTSEDKTSVTVEAKALQTEEIIEINGDLLVAADGCLSSIRKTFVPDLKLRYSGYCAWRGVLDFSGNENSETIMSIQRVYPDLGKCLYFDLNTGSHTVLYELHSKRLNWIWYVHQLEPEQKGNSVTMKVSSDMIENMYQEAEKAWGPELVRVMRETKEPFLNIIYDCDPLERIFLDNVVLIGDAAHPTTPHGVRSTNMSILDAAVLGKCIEKWGAENIPSALEEYQRIRLPVTSKQVLHSRRMGRIKQGLALPDRKPFDPKTASAEECEELQHKCMPFFASAPLSVD; the protein is encoded by the exons AtgggagagaagaagaaagccaaGGCAGTAATAGTAGGAGGGAGCATAGCAGGGGTGTCATGTGCACATGCTCTCATCTCAGCTGGATGGGATGTTGTGGTGCTCGAGAAATCAAGCCAACCTCCTAAAGGGAGCCCTACCGGTGCCGGCCTCGCACTTGACAGGCAATCTTTTAACATTATTGAGTCCTGGCTACCCCAGCCTCAGCTTCTCCAACAGACCACCTTGCCTCTAACAATTGATCAG AATCAAACAGCAGATGGAGAAAAGGATGTCAGTAGGATATTAACAAGAgatgaagatttcaatttcagAGCTGCACACTGGGCAGATCTTCATGGTCTTCTGTACAGTGCACTACCAGCAGAAGTATTTTTGTGGGGACATTCGTACCTTTCTTTCAGGACTTCCGAAGACAAAACCTCTGTTACAGTTGAGGCTAAAGCTCTTCAAACTGAAGAGATTATTGAGATAAATGGGGACTTGCTTGTTGCTGCAGATGGATGCCTCTCTTCAATCCGAAAGACTTTCGTACCTGACCTGAAATTGAG GTATTCAGGTTACTGTGCTTGGAGAGGAGTTCTTGATTTTTCAGGAAATGAGAATTCAGAAACTATAATGAGCATCCAAAGAGTGTACCCCGATCTTGGAAAATGCTTATACTTTGATCTGAACACTGGAAGCCACACTGTGCTTTATGAACTTCATAGCAAAAGGCTCAACTGGATTTGGTATGTTCATCAACTTGAGCCTGAACAGAAG GGAAACTCAGTGACCATGAAAGTAAGCAGTGATATGATAGAGAATATGTATCAAGAAGCAGAGAAAGCTTGGGGACCTGAATTGGTGAGAGTGATGAGAGAAACAAAGGAGCCTTTCTTAAATATCATATATGATTGTGATCCTCTTGAGCGAATCTTTCTGGACAACGTGGTGTTAATCGGAGATGCTGCTCACCCTACAACTCCTCATGGCGTCAGAAGCACAAACATGTCGATATTGGATGCAGCGGTTCTAGGAAAATGTATTGAGAAGTGGGGAGCAGAAAACATACCTTCAGCTCTTGAGGAATATCAACGCATTCGACTACCAGTCACTTCTAAACAAGTCCTCCACTCACGCAGAATGGGTCGAATCAAGCAAGGCTTAGCTCTTCCTGATCGCAAGCCTTTTGATCCGAAGACAGCAAGTGCAGAGGAATGTGAAGAGCTTCAGCACAAATGCATGCCTTTCTTTGCTAGTGCTCCTTTGTCAGTTGATTGA
- the LOC118051186 gene encoding uncharacterized protein, translating to MGAGRQVSISLDGVRDKNVMQLTKLNVALFPVRYNEKYYADALASGDFTKLAYYSDICVGAIACRLEKKEGGAVRVYIMTLGVLAPYRRLGIGTKLLNHVLDLCSKQNISEIYLHVQTNNEDALNFYKKFGFEITDTIQNYYTNITPPDCYLLTKLITQTKK from the exons ATGGGGGCAGGGCGTCAAGTATCGATATCCCTAGATGGAGTGAGAGACAAGAACGTGATGCAGCTTACGAAGCTAAACGTTGCTCTCTTTCCTGTTcgttataatgaaaaatattacgCTGATGCCCTTGCTTCTGGCGATTTCACCAAGCTAG CATATTACAGTGACATCTGTGTTGGTGCAATTGCATGCCGACTGGAGAAGAAAGAAGGTGGAGCTGTCCGCGTTTACATCATGACATTAGGTGTTTTAGCACCATATCGCAGGCTAGGCATTG GTACAAAGCTGTTGAATCATGTTCTTGATCTCTGCTCAAAGCAAAATATTTCTGAGATTTACCTGCACGTACAGACAAACAATGAAGATGCCCTTAACTTTTACAAGAAATTTGGATTTGAAATCACGGACACCATCCAGAACTATTACACGAACATTACTCCGCCTGACTGCTATCTTCTTACAAAACTCATCACTCAAACAAAGAAATAA